The following proteins are co-located in the bacterium genome:
- a CDS encoding cytochrome P450 — translation MSIAPLALADPSRLPSHRGLPWLGAPWAMLSHPGAYLLDGYRRLGPVFQFRLFGFTMVALCGPEANRHLLVTARDRLSHGLGYAMVREVLGDGLLFQDGEVHRRNRTLMTPAFHQKGVAQYFDVMAECTETHVARWAAAGPGPMYERLRHLTFDVMARLVLGVGGDVALAELSAQNDALARGTSAFLRVGWRFTTYGRGLAARDALRAYLRGVIARRRAEPGSDALGLLMAARDEAGAALSDEELLEQAVILMFAGHETTTSMLASLLVALRDHPDWQARLVAEQDRVVGDGPLRLSHVGALRDLDLVLKEVERRWPPISLCQRGVTAPLEWAGHTLPPGTLVVYSPWVTHHMPEVFRDPDRFDPERFAPPRDEHRAVPYALVGFGGGPRLCIGQAFAQLEMKIVASELLRRWQVTLAPGAPPVRWVPTLHPRNGLPGAVAPR, via the coding sequence GCGGCCTGCCGTGGCTCGGCGCACCCTGGGCGATGCTCTCCCACCCGGGCGCGTACCTGCTCGACGGCTATCGCCGCCTCGGCCCGGTGTTCCAGTTCCGGCTCTTCGGCTTCACCATGGTGGCGCTCTGCGGTCCGGAGGCGAATCGCCACCTCCTCGTCACCGCGCGCGACCGGCTCTCGCACGGCCTCGGCTACGCCATGGTGCGCGAGGTGCTCGGCGACGGCCTCCTCTTCCAGGACGGCGAGGTCCACCGTCGCAACCGCACGCTCATGACCCCGGCGTTCCACCAGAAGGGCGTCGCGCAGTACTTCGACGTGATGGCCGAGTGCACCGAAACCCACGTCGCGCGCTGGGCCGCCGCCGGCCCCGGGCCGATGTACGAGCGCCTGCGCCACCTGACCTTCGACGTCATGGCGCGGCTCGTGCTCGGTGTCGGCGGCGACGTCGCGCTCGCCGAGTTGTCGGCCCAGAACGACGCGCTCGCCCGCGGCACGAGCGCGTTCCTGCGCGTCGGCTGGCGCTTCACGACCTACGGCCGCGGGCTCGCGGCGCGCGACGCGCTGCGGGCGTACCTGCGCGGCGTCATCGCACGGCGGCGCGCCGAGCCGGGCAGCGACGCCCTCGGGCTCCTCATGGCGGCGCGCGACGAGGCCGGCGCCGCGCTCTCGGACGAGGAGCTGCTCGAGCAAGCCGTGATCCTCATGTTCGCCGGCCACGAGACGACGACCTCGATGCTGGCGTCGCTCCTGGTCGCGCTGCGCGACCATCCGGACTGGCAGGCGCGGCTCGTCGCCGAGCAGGACCGCGTCGTCGGCGACGGGCCCCTGCGCCTCTCGCACGTCGGCGCGCTGCGCGACCTCGACCTCGTGCTGAAGGAGGTCGAGCGCCGCTGGCCGCCCATCAGCCTGTGCCAGCGCGGCGTCACCGCGCCGCTCGAGTGGGCGGGGCACACGCTCCCGCCGGGGACGCTCGTCGTCTACTCGCCCTGGGTGACGCATCACATGCCCGAGGTCTTCCGCGACCCGGACCGCTTCGACCCCGAGCGCTTCGCGCCGCCGCGCGACGAGCACCGCGCGGTGCCCTACGCCCTGGTCGGCTTCGGCGGCGGGCCGCGCCTCTGCATCGGGCAGGCCTTCGCCCAGCTCGAGATGAAGATCGTGGCGAGCGAGCTGCTCCGGCGCTGGCAGGTGACGCTGGCGCCGGGCGCGCCGCCCGTGCGCTGGGTGCCGACGCTGCACCCGCGCAACGGCCTGCCGGGAGCCGTCGCGCCGCGATGA